CTTCGTTGGTATCGGTGACCACATAGTCGGCGTGGCTGCCGGGAACCCGGTCCAGGATCCCGCCGCAGCGCGGCCCCCCGGTCGCGTTCACTTTCGGCAAGTCGTCCGGATATTCATAGGGCTGCGCCCCGTACATGAAGCTCGCGTTGAAGATGGCCCCGGGTTTGTTACCGCCGATGATGGCCTCGGCCGCGGGAAGCGCTGTCGCGATGCCGACCACGACGCAGTACAGCACAGGTGAATACGTGTCGAGCAGCGAAGCGGTCGGTCGCAGGATCGCAGGCACCGCGGCGAGGTCCCGCTCGTTGTCCGTCAGCGTCGACCGGGTGGTGTCGGCCAGGCCGATGAGGCTGAGCAGCACGGCGTCCAGGTCTTCCGCGTCCTGGGCGACCGTCCGGCCGGTCGCGGTGGCGTTGTCCGCCGTGCGCAGCAGATCCGGGGCGGTGTCGGCGTAGAGGCCGGTGACCTGCCCGGCGGCGGAGAGATCACGCCGCAGCGCGGGCAGGCTCGGGTTGATCTGCCGCAGGTAGTCGTCCGCGCGCGCGAGCAGATCGCCCAGCCGGTCGCCGCGTCCCTGTAGCGCGGCGGCCAACGCGGCCAGGGTGGCGTTGAGCTTTCCCGGTTCGACCTTCGCCAGGATGTCGCTCAGACGCTGGAACAGCGTGTTGAATTCCACCGTCACCGATTCCGCGCGAATCATCGATCCGGGGCGCATGGGAGTCGGCGAAGGAATGCTCGGCACGACGAAATTCACGTATTTCGCACCGAATACGGTGGTGGAGCGGATGTCCACCGTTGCGTTGGCCGGCACCAGCCGCAGCAGTTCGGGATCGAGCGCGAGGCGCACCCGCGCCCGATCACCGTGGAATTCCACGGCGTCCACCCTGCCGAGCTCGACGCCCCGCATGCGCACCTTGGCGTCGGTGTCGAGCACCAGTCCCGTACGCGACGTCTCGACGGTGAGGGGCACCGTCGCACGGAAACGCCCGGCGTACATCGTCACCGCGACCACGACGACCGTGGTGACGAGCAGGATCAGCACCGCGCCCGCGATCTTCAACCGCAGGAGCCGCCACGTCACCAGCATTGTCTGCCTGCCGAAATTCATCGTCGAATCCACCGATCACGCATCCCGCGGCCATGGCGTCCGGCGTGCGCGACGGCGGCCGCGTCTTGCCGGACGCTCGCTAACCGTAGTACTGTCCAGACACGTGTCCATCATAAAACTTGGACACTTATCTGGGGAAGGATTTCCAATGACTCTGGTGAAACCACGGCGGGTATCCGGAGGCGACCACGAGCACGGTCATCTGGAGGAGTTCCGCGTCGACCCGATCGGGCTCATGCGCCGGGTCCGCACGGAGTGCGGCGACGTGGGCTCGTTCGACCTGGCCGGGCGTCAGGTCATCCTGCTGTCCGGCGCGGAGGCCAACGAATTCTTCTTCCGCGCCGGCGACGACGACCTCGACCAGGCCGCCGCCTACCCCTTCATGAAGCCCATCTTCGGCGAGGGCGTCGTCTTCGACGCCAGCCCGGAACGCCGCAAGGAGATGCTGCACAACCAGGCGCTGCGCGCCGAGCACATGCGCGGGCACGCCGCGACCATCGCCCGCGAGGTCGAGCGGATGCTCGCGCGCTGGGGCGACGAAGGCGAGATCGACCTGCTGGACTTCTTCGCCGAGCTGACCATCTACACGTCCTCGGCCTGCCTGATCGGGGTGAAATTCCGCAACGACCTCGACGACCGCTTCGCCCATCTGTACCACGACCTGGAACGCGGCACCGACGCCCTCGCCTACGTCGACCCGTACGCCCCGATCGAGAGCTTCCGCCGGCGCGACCAGGCGCGAGCCGAGCTGGTCGAACTGGTCCAGGCGATCATGGATCGGCGGGCCGCCGACCCGCCCACCGGCAAGGACGACCGGGACATGCTCGACGTGCTCATCTCGATCCCGGGCGACGACGGGGCACCGCGCTTCAGCGCCAGCGAGATCACCGGCATCTTCATCTCCATGATGTTCGCCGGTCATCACACCACCTCCGGCACGGCGGCCTGGACGATCATCGAACTGCTGCGCCACCCCGAGGTGCTCGGCCGCGTGGTCGCCGAACTCGACGAGCTCTACGCCGACGGCTCGGACATCAGCTTCGGCGCGCTGCGCCAGATCCCGGTGCTGGAATCCGTGCTCAAGGAGACGCTGCGTCTGCATCCGCCGCTGATCATCCTGATGCGGGTGGCGCGCGGCGAATTCGACGTCTGCGGGCATCGGATCGAGCCGGGTGACCACGTCGCCGCCACCCCCGCGATCTCGAACCGGATCCCGGAGGACTTCCCCGATCCGGACGCCTTCGATCCGGGCCGCTACATCGATCCCAATCAGGCCGACCTGGTCAACCGCTGGACCTGGATTCCGTTCGGCGCGGGCCGCCACCGCTGCGTCGGCGCGGCGTTCGCGCTGATGCAGCTGAAGGCGATCTTCTCGTTGCTGTTGCGGGACTGGGAGTTCGAGATGACCCAGCCGTCGGACAGCTACCGCAACGATCACTCCAAGATGGTCGTGCAACTCGCCCAGCCCTGCACCGTCCGCTACCGCAGGCGCCGCAGGGACGTCAACGGCTGACAGCGCGGCCGGGCCGTGAGCTCCCCGTCGGTGACGGGGAGCCCGCCCGGATCTACTCGTAGCGCACGTGCCAGCTCTTGATGCCATTGATCCACCCGGACCGCAGCCGCACGGGCTCGGCGACCTCCCGCAGATCGGGCATCGCGTCGGCGATGGCGTTGAACATCAGATCGATCTCCAGTCGCGCCAGGTTCGCGCCCACGCAATAGTGAGCGCCGGTGCCACCGAAGCCCACATGCGGATTCGGATCGCGCAGCACGTCGAACGTGAACGGATCCGTGAAGCCCGCCTCGTCGAAATTCGCCGAGCTGTAGAACAATCCGAGCCGCTGGCCTTGCCGGATGTGCTGCCCGCCGAGTTCCAGGTCTTGCGTCGCGGTGCGCTGGAAGGCGGTCACCGGGGTGGCCCACCGGACGATCTCGTCGGGTGCGGTGCGCGGGCGCTGCTGCCGGTAGACCTCCCACTGCTCGGGATGGTCGACGAACGCCTTCATGCCGTGCGTGATGGCGTTGCGCGTGGTCTCGTTGCCCGCCACGGCGAGCAGGATGACGAAGAAGCCGAACTCGTCGGAGCCGAGCGCCTCACCGTCCACATCGGCGTGCACCAGCTCGCTCACGATGTCCCCCACCGGGCAGGCGCGCCGCTGCTCGGCCATGTTCCAGGCGTAGCCGAGGATCTCCGTGGAGGCCATGGCGGGATCGCCGTACTCGGGATCGTCGTAGTTGAGCATCTGGTTGGACCAGTCGAACAGCTTGCGCCGATCCGCCTGCGGCACGCCGAGCAGCTCGGCGATCGCCTGCAACGGCAGTTCGCAGGCGACCTGTTCGACGAAGTCGCCGCTGCCGGACTTCTTGGCCTCGTGCACGATCCGCGCGGCGCGTTCGGTCAGCGCGGCGCGCAGGCTCTCCACCGCGCGCGGGGTGAAGCCCTTGGAGATGATCCGCCGGATCTTGGAGTGCTTGGGCGG
Above is a genomic segment from Nocardia sputorum containing:
- a CDS encoding MCE family protein, which produces MNFGRQTMLVTWRLLRLKIAGAVLILLVTTVVVVAVTMYAGRFRATVPLTVETSRTGLVLDTDAKVRMRGVELGRVDAVEFHGDRARVRLALDPELLRLVPANATVDIRSTTVFGAKYVNFVVPSIPSPTPMRPGSMIRAESVTVEFNTLFQRLSDILAKVEPGKLNATLAALAAALQGRGDRLGDLLARADDYLRQINPSLPALRRDLSAAGQVTGLYADTAPDLLRTADNATATGRTVAQDAEDLDAVLLSLIGLADTTRSTLTDNERDLAAVPAILRPTASLLDTYSPVLYCVVVGIATALPAAEAIIGGNKPGAIFNASFMYGAQPYEYPDDLPKVNATGGPRCGGILDRVPGSHADYVVTDTNEGAPFTPSTTIAPNAPKVFQILFAGMPGVPR
- a CDS encoding cytochrome P450 gives rise to the protein MTLVKPRRVSGGDHEHGHLEEFRVDPIGLMRRVRTECGDVGSFDLAGRQVILLSGAEANEFFFRAGDDDLDQAAAYPFMKPIFGEGVVFDASPERRKEMLHNQALRAEHMRGHAATIAREVERMLARWGDEGEIDLLDFFAELTIYTSSACLIGVKFRNDLDDRFAHLYHDLERGTDALAYVDPYAPIESFRRRDQARAELVELVQAIMDRRAADPPTGKDDRDMLDVLISIPGDDGAPRFSASEITGIFISMMFAGHHTTSGTAAWTIIELLRHPEVLGRVVAELDELYADGSDISFGALRQIPVLESVLKETLRLHPPLIILMRVARGEFDVCGHRIEPGDHVAATPAISNRIPEDFPDPDAFDPGRYIDPNQADLVNRWTWIPFGAGRHRCVGAAFALMQLKAIFSLLLRDWEFEMTQPSDSYRNDHSKMVVQLAQPCTVRYRRRRRDVNG
- a CDS encoding cytochrome P450, with protein sequence MAAPALPVGWDFTDPALWENRSPVAEFAQLRRTAPVWWNAQSDESSGGFRDGGYWVVSKLADIKEISKHPELFSSERKGAIIRLPGDITPEQMSLTGALLVNMDPPKHSKIRRIISKGFTPRAVESLRAALTERAARIVHEAKKSGSGDFVEQVACELPLQAIAELLGVPQADRRKLFDWSNQMLNYDDPEYGDPAMASTEILGYAWNMAEQRRACPVGDIVSELVHADVDGEALGSDEFGFFVILLAVAGNETTRNAITHGMKAFVDHPEQWEVYRQQRPRTAPDEIVRWATPVTAFQRTATQDLELGGQHIRQGQRLGLFYSSANFDEAGFTDPFTFDVLRDPNPHVGFGGTGAHYCVGANLARLEIDLMFNAIADAMPDLREVAEPVRLRSGWINGIKSWHVRYE